The Rhodospirillales bacterium genome includes the window TTCGGCTTCCAGTTCTTTCAAAATCTCGTCATTGGCAAAATAGTTACCTTCGCCATGGGCAATCGGCACGGTCATTCGCCCGCCTTTGCCGAGCTTGCCGGTAAATTCGGTATCGCCGTTCTCACAGCGTAAATTGACCTGCTTGCAGATGAATTTCAGGGAGTTGTTCCGCAGCAGGGCGCCGGGCAACAGCCGCGTTTCGATCAGCATCTGGAAGCCGTTGCACACGCCAAAGACGCGGGTGCCGGCTTCGGCCTTGCGGATCACTTCCTTCATGATCGGGGAGTGCGCCGCCATCGCGCCGCAGCGCAAATAATCGCCGTACGAAAATCCGCCGGGCAGGACGATCAGGTCCGGGTTGCCGATGTCGGTTTCCTTGTGCCAGACCATGGCAGGGGCGTGGCCGGTCACGCGCTCAATCGCCATAGCCATATCTTTTTCCCGATTCGTGCCGGGGAACATAATAATCGCGGTTTTCATGGCGATTTTTGTAGCAGGAAAAAGTTTTTTTGCAAAGACCGAATGCAGGGTTAGAGCATGAAAAACGCCGATCCGGTGGAAAAAGCGGGGTTTGAAAAAAATAGTCTACAGCTATGAAGTAAAACTACTTTTATCTTGCAAAAAAGCCTGACTCGCATTATGAAGGACTTAACAAGCAAGACGCGAGTTGAACAAGGACACAGAGCAAAGACGACGGGGTGAAAACAACCCCGATCAGGGGACTGCCGGGCAGTCCCTTTTATTATGCCTTTTGTCTGATTTTATTTATCGGCTTCGGCCATGATCTGTTCTTTGGCCTTGTCCAGGAAATGTTCCAGCTGTGAATCGATGACATGCTCGGAAATATCAATGTTTTTGGCGGCCAGATCCGGCATAACCTTGCGTTTGACGTCATCAAAGCCCGGCTCTTCGAGATTAACGGCGACAACTTCTTTGGCGTAGGTTTCCGCATTAACGCCGTCCAGCCCCATCTGTTCGGCGATCCACAGGCCGAAGAGCTTGCAGCAGCGGGCCTCCGCCTTGAAGGCTAATTCTTCATTGTGGGCGAACTTTTTTTCAAATACATCTTTACGATCATCCAGTGTGGACATAGGCACTCCCTAGCGATTTGAACCAATTAATGGTGAATTAAATTCCAGTTATTGTGTTGTATCATTTGAAATCATCGAAATCCATTGTTATAT containing:
- the purQ gene encoding phosphoribosylformylglycinamidine synthase subunit PurQ; translation: MKTAIIMFPGTNREKDMAMAIERVTGHAPAMVWHKETDIGNPDLIVLPGGFSYGDYLRCGAMAAHSPIMKEVIRKAEAGTRVFGVCNGFQMLIETRLLPGALLRNNSLKFICKQVNLRCENGDTEFTGKLGKGGRMTVPIAHGEGNYFANDEILKELEAEDRVAFRYCNEDGAITADANPNGSVDNIAGIYNKRKTILGMMPHPENATQLHQGNETGLPLFEGMLEALG
- a CDS encoding DUF1476 domain-containing protein, which encodes MSTLDDRKDVFEKKFAHNEELAFKAEARCCKLFGLWIAEQMGLDGVNAETYAKEVVAVNLEEPGFDDVKRKVMPDLAAKNIDISEHVIDSQLEHFLDKAKEQIMAEADK